Proteins from a genomic interval of Flammeovirgaceae bacterium SG7u.111:
- a CDS encoding thymidine kinase, whose protein sequence is MFIEPQIHSNPEQPIGWIEVVCGSMFSGKTEELIRRVRRSIIAGQDVQIFKPAIDTRYDEVNVVSHNKNKLTSIPLEHSDKLLDSCNDHRVIAVDEAQFFDEGLVEACVELAEKGKRVIISGLDMDFEGKPFGPMPQLMSVAEYITKLHAICMKCGGVASYSFRKINSGEKVLLGETETYEARCRKCFVDGRKKQKEV, encoded by the coding sequence ATGTTTATAGAACCACAAATCCATAGTAACCCCGAGCAACCCATTGGCTGGATAGAAGTAGTTTGCGGCTCCATGTTTTCTGGAAAAACCGAAGAATTGATCCGTAGGGTAAGAAGATCCATAATAGCAGGGCAAGATGTCCAGATTTTCAAACCTGCCATAGACACACGCTACGATGAGGTGAACGTGGTTTCACACAACAAAAACAAACTAACCTCTATCCCACTCGAACATTCGGACAAATTACTAGACAGCTGCAACGACCACAGAGTAATTGCTGTAGATGAAGCCCAGTTTTTTGACGAAGGTCTGGTAGAAGCCTGTGTAGAACTTGCCGAAAAAGGCAAAAGGGTAATTATAAGCGGATTGGATATGGATTTTGAAGGAAAGCCATTTGGCCCTATGCCCCAGTTGATGTCTGTGGCAGAATATATTACCAAGCTCCACGCCATATGCATGAAGTGCGGCGGGGTGGCTTCTTATTCTTTCAGAAAAATAAATTCGGGGGAAAAAGTACTTTTGGGAGAGACAGAAACCTACGAGGCAAGATGCAGAAAGTGCTTTGTAGATGGTAGAAAAAAACAAAAAGAAGTTTAA
- a CDS encoding 30S ribosomal protein S16: MAVKIRLARRGRKKRPIYSIVVADSRAPRDGRFIEKLGVFNPNVHNATQVTLNNDRALYWVLQGAQPSDTCRTLLSKEGVMFRKHLQVGVNKGAITQETADQRYQEWVDSKLAKDQAFVDAQAKAKADEEAKVAAEIKKIREDEAKAEEEAKAKAVAEAAAAAKAEEEAKAAAEAEAEAAAAEAPAEEEAPAEEAAPEAAAPEAPAEDAAEEKKEE, from the coding sequence ATGGCTGTTAAAATCAGACTGGCCCGAAGAGGCCGTAAGAAGCGACCTATCTACAGCATTGTTGTAGCAGATTCGCGTGCGCCACGTGATGGCAGATTTATCGAAAAACTGGGTGTATTCAACCCGAACGTACACAACGCAACTCAAGTCACTTTAAATAATGACAGAGCTTTGTATTGGGTACTTCAAGGTGCGCAACCTTCTGACACTTGTCGTACACTTCTTTCTAAAGAAGGCGTAATGTTCAGAAAACACCTTCAAGTAGGTGTGAACAAAGGTGCGATCACTCAAGAAACAGCAGATCAACGCTACCAAGAGTGGGTTGATAGCAAACTTGCTAAAGATCAAGCTTTCGTAGATGCTCAGGCAAAAGCAAAAGCTGATGAGGAAGCAAAAGTTGCTGCTGAAATCAAGAAAATCAGAGAAGACGAAGCGAAAGCAGAGGAAGAGGCAAAAGCGAAAGCTGTTGCTGAGGCTGCCGCTGCTGCCAAAGCTGAAGAGGAAGCAAAAGCTGCCGCTGAAGCCGAAGCCGAAGCTGCTGCTGCGGAGGCTCCTGCAGAAGAGGAAGCTCCAGCTGAAGAAGCCGCTCCTGAGGCTGCTGCACCTGAAGCTCCTGCTGAGGACGCTGCTGAAGAGAAAAAAGAAGAGTAG
- the purH gene encoding bifunctional phosphoribosylaminoimidazolecarboxamide formyltransferase/IMP cyclohydrolase, producing the protein MDMKKIESALISVFYKTGLEPIVKLLHQNGVKIYSTGGTQKFVEDLGIPVIAVEDVTGYPSILGGRVKTLHPKVFGGILSRRDFEKDQEQVQEFEIPNFDLVIVDLYPFEETVASGAAHQDIIEKIDIGGISLIRAAAKNYKDVVIVSSREQYAPLQEVLEAKNGSTELDDRKWFAAQAFDISSHYDSAIFSYMNSELEVEKQSLSLKVSERNAAVLRYGENPHQKGVFYGDLEKMFDQLNGKALSYNNLIDIDAAVGLIDEFPAAEGTAFAILKHNNACGMATGATTLEAYQRALQADPVSAFGGVLITNANVDLAVAEELHKLFFEVLIAPTFDEDALAVLKGKKNRILLVRKETEQPTVLYRTLLNGFIGQDKDMSTEKAEDFTVATKRQPSQDEIDAMVFANKLVKHTKSNAIVFADKGQLFASGVGQTSRIDALQQAVHKAKNFGFDLSKSVMASDAFFPFSDSVQAAFEAGVMTVIQPGGSMRDQESIDFCDEKGMAMVFTGKRHFKH; encoded by the coding sequence ATTGACATGAAAAAAATAGAGTCAGCCCTTATTTCCGTATTTTACAAAACTGGTTTAGAGCCAATTGTGAAGCTTCTTCATCAAAATGGTGTGAAGATTTATTCAACAGGTGGCACGCAAAAATTTGTTGAAGATCTTGGTATTCCAGTTATTGCCGTGGAAGATGTAACGGGTTATCCATCAATATTGGGAGGAAGGGTAAAAACGCTTCATCCAAAAGTATTTGGGGGGATATTGTCGAGAAGAGATTTTGAAAAAGACCAAGAGCAGGTTCAGGAGTTTGAAATACCAAATTTTGACCTTGTTATAGTGGATCTTTATCCTTTTGAAGAAACAGTAGCATCAGGTGCGGCACATCAAGATATCATCGAGAAAATAGATATTGGTGGTATTTCCCTTATCAGAGCTGCGGCTAAGAATTACAAAGATGTGGTAATCGTTTCTTCCCGTGAGCAGTACGCTCCTTTGCAAGAAGTACTGGAAGCTAAAAATGGCTCAACCGAACTCGATGACAGGAAATGGTTTGCTGCCCAAGCATTTGATATCAGTTCTCACTACGACAGCGCAATTTTCTCGTACATGAACAGCGAGTTAGAAGTGGAGAAGCAAAGCTTAAGCCTGAAAGTGAGCGAAAGAAATGCAGCGGTGTTGCGCTATGGCGAAAATCCCCACCAAAAAGGTGTTTTCTATGGCGACTTGGAAAAAATGTTTGACCAACTAAATGGAAAAGCACTTTCTTACAACAACCTAATAGACATAGATGCAGCAGTTGGTTTGATCGATGAATTTCCAGCAGCGGAAGGAACTGCTTTTGCCATCTTGAAGCACAACAATGCCTGCGGAATGGCTACAGGAGCAACTACCTTGGAAGCCTACCAAAGAGCGTTGCAAGCCGACCCGGTTTCTGCATTTGGTGGCGTATTGATCACTAATGCGAACGTTGATCTTGCTGTTGCAGAAGAACTGCACAAGTTATTCTTTGAAGTGTTGATCGCTCCAACTTTTGATGAGGATGCGTTGGCAGTTCTTAAAGGAAAGAAAAACAGGATTTTGTTGGTAAGAAAGGAAACTGAGCAGCCTACCGTGTTGTACAGGACTTTGCTCAACGGGTTCATTGGCCAAGACAAGGACATGAGCACCGAAAAAGCAGAAGACTTCACCGTAGCGACCAAGCGTCAGCCTTCGCAAGATGAAATTGATGCAATGGTATTTGCCAACAAATTGGTGAAGCATACAAAATCAAACGCCATCGTATTTGCCGACAAAGGTCAGCTGTTTGCAAGTGGAGTAGGACAAACCTCAAGAATTGATGCTTTGCAACAAGCGGTACACAAAGCGAAGAACTTTGGCTTTGATTTGAGTAAGTCTGTAATGGCTTCTGATGCCTTCTTCCCATTCTCAGATAGCGTACAAGCGGCTTTTGAAGCTGGTGTGATGACAGTGATCCAGCCTGGTGGATCTATGAGAGATCAAGAGTCAATCGACTTTTGTGATGAAAAAGGGATGGCAATGGTGTTTACTGGGAAAAGACACTTTAAGCACTAG